A region of the Amphiprion ocellaris isolate individual 3 ecotype Okinawa chromosome 22, ASM2253959v1, whole genome shotgun sequence genome:
CAGAGGGCTAAATGACCTACAGGTAAACTGCACATGGTCAAAGAGAGATGAAGAGTGAAGATGATCCAGTAGACACCTCAGGCTTTCAATAGGAATCATTTCCCTTTGTGACACAGCAGGACAGACTGGTTCCATTTCACAGAAAAGACTGAACATTTCTCTTCAGCAGTGTTCTAATGACTGTTCCTGAAGGGTTTGGGTATGCAGATGCAGGATTCTCAAATCTATGCAGGatgaatttttgtgttttttgtgagttataattaaatattcaaaatggcAGCTGTGTGAACAATAAGACTATTATGACGATAGTGATCCAAGAACCACCCATTGATTCAACAATTTTGAGTAAAATTATTCACATCcaagcaaaaaaacacatttcttagtCTTGAAATAGCTATGGGTTCATACTTCAACTGAAGGGTCACCACAATGGCAAAAACtgatatgcatatttttttttaaaaaagatgttcACTACAGTTTGTCTTGAACAGTTACTTCACCATATTTTAACAATGAAGTTGCCATCTTCAAACTCTTTTTCACTAGATCCGGTAGCTGCTGTAGCTCACAAAAGTAGACTGTTCCCCACCTTGGTGTGGTTGTAGCGTATGAAGTAAGGAGGCATCAAGTCAAAGGCATGCAGGTGCCTTTGACTTGACTTGAAAAATTATCTGTCATAATACCGTTGGGTGCTAAAGTTACATTTGAGCCGTcggccatttttttttttgtccgttGCCAAGGGCAATTTAGGCAAAATTTAGCTCGGCATATTCATGAAATCACTTAAGCATaccataaatgtcaaaaaaatgcaCTATGCCATAAGCTGAAGAGAAATGCCTTGGGATGTCTGCTTTCTAGAAAATGGAACCAGTCTATGACTATATTCACACACAGATTCTTTTGGTTGACAGGAATTAGGGTAACATGCCAATCTGATCCCTGCATCAGTAGGGAAGGAGAAGGAagtccttttttcttcttctcgtTTGTTCTATATAGTGAAATACAAGCTTATTGAGAACCTTTGTACTGCACAGGACGACCATacgattttttttgcaatgagATACTTTCCCCAAATCATTAAGCCCAACTGTAAACCTGGCCAAGTAAAAAGTTTTCCATTACATGGACTAATCCTTTAACCTGTCTGCTCCCATCAGATGCTGAACCTACAGGGAAACCCCTGGAACTGTTCCTGTCCACTGCTGAGCACCATTGGAGAGAATACCGCAGCACACCTGACCATTGGTAGGAAATTACATTGTACAGTTTTAAAGCTGAGCAACAACCTTTATCTAGGCTGGTTTACAATTCTTAAATTTCCTAATTATTTTGAGGGCTACATATTTAACTATGGATGAACAGCaatgaaatgatacaaaaatcctGGGGAAAATACAACTATTATTTTATCCGAAAGAAtgtaaagaaaactaaaaatggtAGCTTACTTGCagtttctctgtcattttcctcatttgttATGACAAGTGTGTTATGCAAACATCAGTGCTGCAAAAAGTGGACATTAATTTACCTAAACCTGCAATTTTATAGGAAGAGAGATCAAATCTAATTCAAAATGACCACtataaaaattttcaaaattctCTGAGCCTTATGAGAACAGCACAGCTGGTCTGGGCATTTCAAATGAATCCCCAAAGGCATCAATAGTATTATTTCTCTCAATCTTAAATACCAGGTCAAAATGCTGGAATCAGGGAACACCTGAAAACCCAAACGCTTCTACGCCTGTTTAGATTCTGACTACAGGTCAATGTCTGGGTAGATCAGTTCCTCCAAAAACCTCATGACCACACCAAAACTAAAACAGATCTGTCAGCTCTCTCTCTGAAGCAGTTACTGCCCTCAAAACCATCTAACTGTGGTGATACTGATACTACTGCAATGCCCTCCTCATCGGGATCCCAGCAAAAAGCCTCCAAAAGCTTCAACATGTGCAAAACACCGCTGCCAGGATCCTGACGAGGACGCCCAAACATGCCCACATTACACCTGTTCTCCGTAACCTCCACTCGCTTCCAATCTCAAAACGCATCCAATACAAAGTCTGTCCGCTTGCCTACCAGTGCATTAATGGACACGCCCCGGACTACCTTTCAGAACTCTTAACCCTTCACTCCATCTCCAGACAACTTCGATCCACCAAACCCAACCTTCTGTTCACTCCAAGATCAAACCTGGGCGACAGAGCGTTCCAGACAGCTGCTCTTGAACTGTGGAACGCATTACCACCACCCCTGAGGGCCCCACAGTTCCTGGAGTCATTTAGGAAAGGgctaaagacatttttattcaagTTCTAACATGTTGctattgtttttgaaatgttttataaatgtattttttgtactttcCCTATTGCAGCACTTTGAGATTctgtatgtaaagtgcattataaattaaaggcattACTATGATTACTTAAGCACAGAACATTCACCAAGTATATTGGGCTTATAAAGTGTCTTTCTCCACAGGGGGACCAGGAGTCATCTGTGCATCTCCAGAAAAGCAGGCTGGAAGCAGTCTTTTGGAGGCTACAGCTCTGTTTTCTGCATCGTCACTACCCACCATCACTACAGATCAACAGCTGTCAACATCAGCCCACTCTCAACAGCCAATCACTATCCTGAAGACCACACTGTCATCAGGCCAGAACCACAGCACCAGCAAAGGTATGTCAAAGAGAAACGTAGATGTTCCGATTCTTCAAGCTCTCTTCTCTTGCACATGTAGATGAACAAATAGAACATAAGCTTAACAGAGTGCTGTCGGTTCTCTGTCTCCACCCTCTAACCCCACCTAGACCGGACACCAGCGCTTGGGAACTCATGGAAGTTCACAGTATGTGTTGCAGCCTTGGCAGTAACAACCTCCATCCTCATCGTATGTGCCATCAAGGGCCCTTCCTGGTATAAGCTCTTCGACAACTACCGCCATCGGCGTCTCCAGCCAGAGGACGAGGGGGAGGACGGCATGGTGTCCACAGTGTTCTCAGACATAGGAAGAGACCTGAACCACCAGACATTCACTTTTGAGCAACAGAATGGGCAGATAGGgaaggaagacgaggaggatgGGTACTTTGAGGATCCATATTTCAGGAGAGATGAGTGACATCAAGATAAAGGGAGGAGATTGTAGCAGAACCAAGACAAGAAGATGCAAACAGCAAACATAAGGAGCTTTTCAGCTTTCCTTTTCAGTAAAAGGAAAACGTGTCACGTGTGTTCTGTAAAACTAGGAGGACAATGAGGGACTGTTTTATAGCACCAGTAGAGCATACGATAAGGGACATGCAGCATACATAATGTTAGGTCCTTAACCTGAATAAAATTAGCTCACTATTTATTTTCCACAGACTGTCAAGTATTAAAACAGTAAGGGTCACTAAAACCAAGCTCAGTGGTTCCTACTGGAAAAACTTTTTGCACAGTTTCAACACATTTCCTCTGCTCCATCGCACCAAGACAAAAACACCTGAAGTAACTACCATAACATGGGCGACCTCTGGGAGCGCtatgaatgtgtttttcttccagtGGTTCCTGCAAATGATCAGCTATAAAGTCCTATAAGTTGTGGTGAAAACTGGCCAGAATGTTAGCAAAGCCTCATAAAAGGCAGGAAGACTGTAAGCTGGTGAACATGGATAGAAACAATATTCcttttaaaatactttaaaaatggCTTTGCAAGTTTTTTGTGAGTAGAGGAATGCACTTGGCATGCTTTTTAGAGCACAATGACATACACAATGTATTTTAAGGAgtgacatttaattatttttttaacatattagTAACTCCACAAGGTACCTTTAAGATTACACTCCAGCTTGTCAATTATCTCTGAAACTGCAAGGCGGTTTAGTTAATTAGCTGTTTTCCAATGCAGGAacttgtgtgttattttgttggTTTCTGAGCAATCCTAAGAAACTGAAGGATAGGTTTTTACAGTGACTGATTAAACTTGGAGAGGACAACAAATGCTATAGTTTCTGCTCTCTCAATGTCAAATAGCAGTCTTCTCTAAAATTGTCTATATAAACTAAAATAACAAACCCCTATTGTTCTACTTCCTATGTGCTCATGGAACTGGGATTATGTCCACTAACTACTGCTGAAGCTGGTACGTCCaacactgcaataaaaacagacagccTGAGATGGCCAATTAGGTGGCTCTTCCTGAAGAAGTTCATGTCACTTTGCACCTGTCCTGAGATCCAGCAGTGGAAAGCCTCCTAATGTTTGCTCTTCAGGATGTGATGCAGAATTGGTGCTGCCCAACACTAACCCTAACCGTCTTTAACTCCTTCTAGCTTCTTGGTCGTTAGTTAGATATTGCACTTTTGAATATCAAAAACTATATTGCACTTTTTGTGTATCAAAAGCTGGGACAAATATTACATCTAACTTAAATAATGTAATTCCTGAATATGAACCTGTGTCTTCATGTGTAATAAACGAAACAACACTTGGACTTACTCTCTCCTCTCAGTGAAGATGCTGTCAATGCTCTCTGCCTCACTGTCATTCTGGGCTTTCAGCTGGAAGGGAAAGTAAAATTAATTCTTATTATATTCAGTCCAGTGGACCAAGTCTTTTACACCGTTTACATGGTGCACTTACAATATTGTAGTCATTGATCATTTCCTCCATCTCTGTGTTAGTGTTGAGTTTGTCCACCAGCTGGAAACACAAATAAAGgatttagagcaggggtgtcaaactcatcttagttcagggtcCACagtcagcccaatttgatctccagtggaccggatcaataaaatcacagcataataacctctaaataaccacaacttctaatttttcctttgttttactgcaaaaatgttcacattgaaggaattatctttttacaaaacataatggactacctgaaatttcttaagaaaaataagttcaatttcatcaacattcagtctcagtttattatttccacattacaacttccagatcacagagtgtctacaaaggaacacaacatttagtcacagctaccTGGAACTGATGAtacagtatttcactttatgatcaaaacgataAAAGTccgacaaaaaaaagacaaaaaacaacaaaatcaagacaaattataacaaaaacgagacagaaaatcacaaaaaatcagacaaaggacacaaaacagacaaaaagcaacaaaaaaatggacaaacgacaaacgagacgagacaaaaaaattacaaaaagaaaatgacaaaaatgaaacacaaaacatcaattaaagcaaaacacaaaatgacaaaaataagacacaaaacacaagtgagacagagacaaatgacaaacgccagacaaaaaacaacaaaaataggacaaaatattacaaaaacgagacacaaaacgacaaaagcgagaaaaaatgagacaaaaaagttacaaagcgagaaaaaacttacaaaaacaagacaaaaattatacaaatgaaataaacaagacaaaaaatgaccaaaaggaaacacgaaacgacaaaaacacgagacaaatgacaaaaaaagaaaaaacaaaaacaagacaaaacattacaaaaatgagacacaaaatgacaaaagaacaaagaacaatctagtattttactttatgatcaaaacaacttgtcatggtctagaaatcattttaaatttatacttgtactaatttacaatcagcagttaatgtcttctctggaatttttacactttgagggctggattggaccctctggagggccacttttggcccaagggtcgcatgttggacacccctgacttagataaacaaaaaatacaaatgagacTATGAGACTGTGATAAGGACTGCGCTATCCAATAGGAACCACATCAGACTCATCAAACACACTATATTACAGCAGTTAGCTATTGAGAAACACCACTAATGTTAACATGAGTGTCAAAATAGAGAATACACACACCAAAAGATTACGTCACATATGTGACGTAATCTTTTGGTGTGTGTATTCTCTATTTTGACACTCATCATCACTGCTTCAGCTCaacacataaaatgtaaaacatatgTGTTCCATCTCTTGTACTGTATTATGCATGATGTAGGAGCTGAAGAGTAACTTCCATCTGCTatacattaataaataattgGAATAATTTATTCAGATAAAAGTGATGTTTGCAGTTGCTGTTTACCATGTTGTAGTCAGCGAGCTGCCCTTGCAGATCTTTAATTTCTGCTGCCAGGCCTTCAGCTCTGCAGTggacacaagacaaaaatcgGTTGGAAATATGGGGATTTTATGCAGTGTTAAGCTACATTTCTAACTATTCTTTAATCACAAACATTGGCACTGTCAGCAACAAAACACCACCCACCTCTTCTCATAGGACAGGTACACAGAGTTCTCCTGGTTGTAGTTGTCAATCTCTTTGTGCAGCTTGCTCGTCTCTGTGGTCAACTCGTTGATCTTACTCCTGAAAAGAAAACCACAACATTCacttttaatttacaaaactgACCAAGATTATGTTAAATTCTACACATCGTCACCTTCCTAAAATAACGGCCTAAGTCATTTTTTGccaaaagtttatttattttttgtctaaatcaTCTCCTCGTGATCCTGGCCCCTCTGATAAAATCGCCTAGGTCCTCAGTTGAACAGATCATGTGATTCTAACCCTTGTAGTATAACGGCCTAGGTCAaggttcagtttttttgtttcctgaaAAAATGACTTAGGCCATTATTTTAAGAGGGTGTCGATATCGTAGCCCTTCTGGAAAAAGGgctaaacatgttttatatggCGAATGCTTCTTTTGTTGGTTTGCTTCCTATTTATCACTTAAATCAGGGGtctccaacatgaggcccgcgggccaaaagcagtcctccagagggtccattTCGGCCCACGGGAAGACTttgcaaagtggaaaaattacagagaagacattaactgcagattggaaattagtaaaactataaatttaaaataacttctagaccatgacaagttgttttgatcataaagtaaaatactagattgttcattgttcttttgtcttggttttattattcttgtatttttttgtctgacttttgacatttgtctcatgtttttgtcgtttcgtgtttcctttttgtcttgcttcagttttttgtctcatttttgtcattttgctttatttgttgttttgagcatcgtttttgtcgctttgtgttttttgtctcgtttgtgttgtttgtctatattttgttgtcgttttgtttctcgctttgtcattttttgtctagtttgtgtcatttatgtacaAACTGTACAAacgtgttttgtgttttgtcttttttggctcgtttgtgtcatttgtcaatttttttgtcgctttgtaatttttttgtcacattttttgtctctttttgttttgttttgtgtcatttgtctcatttttaaaagaattttgtttctcccttttgtcatttttttgtctcgtttttgtaatattttgtcttgtttttgctgttctttgtctttttttgtttgacttttgtcgttttgatcataaagtaataTACtctattgttcagttccagatagctgtgattaaacattttgtgcctttgtagaaacactctGATCTGTAGGTTGTACTAtgtaaaatgataaactgaggcataatgttgttaaaatttcaggttgtttataatgttttgtaaaaagataattccttaaatgtgaaaatttttgcactaaaacaaaggaaaaattagaagttgtggttattgagaggttattatgctgtgattttactggtccggtccactggagatacgattgggctgaatgtggaacctggactaagatgagtttgataCCCCTGACTTAAATCTTACATTCAACTTTAAACTTAGGTTAAATGTCAGAATATAGTACGTTGAATCTGAGTTTAACATTCAACCTTCTGATCTTTAGTCCAAATCCATGATATGATAGTTTGTCTATATACAACACACTGACCTGTCATTTCTACTtctaatgaacataaaaatatagTCAGTAACAGTATGTTTGGGTTACCTGAGAAGGCCCAAGTAGTAGGACTTATCCAGGATCTGTCTCTGAGGTCCTTTTGGGAGGGAAATGGGGGAGGAAGGTATAAATAGAGACAGATGTGCCGTGGTGTAATGATTATGCTACTTCAGATTATGGTGACATAGAAATAAACTAGAATCCATGCTCCATGTGGAAAAAGTGGCCTGCTGTCACACTGAACAGACCTTTAATTCCAGTCTTCATCCCACTGAGCCCCTGTTGGGTGACAGGCCTGTCGGTGACTTTGATCTGAGCTGACAGGACTCCAGGAGTAGCGATGGGGATTCCTCCTCTCATGCCAGGATGACCACTGGTACCTGGAACcatctgaagaaaaaaatgcaaggaTTAAACTCTGGAATACCAGGTTTCTATCTGATTATTTGTGGGAAAACACTAAAAATTGAAGCTGGTTATAAACTTTGCAACATGAAAAGACCGCCTCTTATTCTAAAGGTGTGATGAAGTGCTGAATAACACTAGTTATGTCGGGATCACAAATGGAGTTGATGGAGAAACTTCTCAGGAATATGGCACCATAAATGCGCACAGGGTCTACAAAGACTTTGGTGTTACATTTTCCTAATATCTAAAAGCTCAGATGCATTCAAGCTCCTGACAGATTACCCCAGTTGCAACACGAATAGCTGTAGGAGGAGGTCGGACAGCTGTTGGGGGTCTTCCAGCACCAGGGACCACAGATCCACTACGGCTCATGGGCCGGCCCATGCTGGAGGGAGGCCGCTGACTCGCCATGATGCCTAAAATCAGTAAACACAgttaacagaaacacaaatcacACATCTGGAGCTGCTGTGGAATCAACCTTGCAGTGCTGGTCAGTATGTCTGCAGTATGGGTCTGGAGGACAGTGAAACATGCGACTAGAAATTTGCTGGTTTGAATCCTAAAACATAACATTAACAACAGTGGACCCCAAaaattcatatatattttttaaatctctccCCCAATTCGCTTTCAGTTGGCTAAACACACTGTCACTGATCCTGCTCTTaacacacaaatcacacaaaaagaagGTCTGCAAGGTCTGCACAGAGACAAAAAGGCAGCAGAGgtgaaaagacaagaaaatgttcctcttctgtcacttttttcacACTGCAAACCCTTCAGCAGACAGAACAAATACGCTCTCTCTACTtcgtttttttctcattatggaTGCAGTGTTGCAATCATGCAAAGCTGCTGATTGTGGCGACACACACTGAACATCGTCTTTAGAGAACAGAgccagctcagtctgtggctgccCCAGGGATTCTACTGAGGTGGTGGGGGAGAGGAAGGCTAGAATCCATGCTCCAACTATCACAGACAACAcctcccaccctctgcatcagactgtgagCTCCTTAAACAGCATCTTCAGCGACAGACTAGTACACCCCAAGTGTAAGAAGGAGCGTTTCCGCAGGTCgtttattccagcatctgtcAGACTGGCACGAAGccattcatgcttttatcagcTCAAGACTGGACTACTGCAATGCACCCTGTATTGGCATCTCCCAGTCATCTATCAGCTGTCTGCGACTCGTACAAAATACTGCGGCGCATCTTTTAACAAACACCCCCAGACGTTAGCACATCACTCCAGTCCGTTATGctctccactggcttccagttcaGTAAAGAactctttttaaactttttttgtttgtctttaaagCTCCTAACGGTCTTGGTCCACTTTATTTATCTGAGCTGTTAAGTAGTGATGTGTCCTTCTGTGTTGAGGCTTCGAAGCGTGTCGTGTAATCCGGGTATTTTTTTGTGAAGCGCGAATCGAAGCTTGTGTTGATGACGTATGTGGTGACGTTCGAAGCCTCGCGAACCGGTCGTACCACATGACTGGTTCAGGAAGTTGTTCGCAGGTTTGACGTGCGATTCAAAATATAAGGGGCAGTGAAACGCAATGGATTCCCCCTGTTCACATTTTGTGGACTTTTGCCTGCTGTAAATTTACTTGCAATCGGTTTGAGGCTCTTTTTTCCATGGAGTCAGCCAGAAAGAGACGATTCTCCCCTTTCTGGGAGCACTTTGACTTGATTTCTCCCAATAAGGTAGGCACATAGCACAAGTGAAATGTAATATGAGTAACTATGACAACACCGCACATCGCTTGTtccaatttcttttttcttttcttttttttttgtattttaaaaggtgaagtgtctgtAGTGTTCCAAGGAGCCAACAACAACAGCTCATCTATGCTGAGGCATTACAGAGCCCTGCATGAGAACAAGGAGACCAACCAAGGTGGAGCAAGCTCAGGTAAGGCATTCTAGGATGCAATGATAAGTCAGCAAAAAACCCCCAAGAACATAGAATGATATGTTTGCAttataaaacaataatttatATTCTGCATATTACTTGCTTGTAAATATAGATATAACCAAATAGTGCATTCATTTTGTCATCAGGACAGAATGATGTGAATGAGGCCTTGGTGAGCATAGTCACTGAGGATTCCCAGCCCTTCTCTATTGTGGAGGACAAAGGGTTCAGGAAGCTTGTTCAATCTTTAAACCCTAGCTATGTTCTGCCCACAAGACAGGTACGTATGTGAGCACATGAAgctttttttcaccatttcccCATAACGGCCATTCTAAGAGTGGTCTTTTCTTTTGCCCCTTTTAGGCTCTAAAAGCTATGGTGGAGAAAAGATACAAGGAGTCCAAGGAGAAAGCCAAAACCATGGTCTCCAAGGCAACCTCTGTTAGTTTGACGTCCGATATGTGGACCTCGATAAACACGGATGCATATTTGGCGGTGACGCCCCCTTTCATCGATGCAAGTGCTGCTTTGCAGTCCGCTGTTTTAGGGGTGCTGCATTTCCCCCAGGCCCATACTGCTGAAAATCTGGCCAGCGTTAAATCGGCACTTATGTCTGAATGGGGTATCACCAACAAAGTCACCTGCCTGGTGACTGATGGTGCTCCAAATATGGGGGCTTGTGCCAGGGAGCTTTGTTTACGTCACACAAATTGTGTGGCGCATGCTTTGAATTTAATTCACATCTTCTGTCCACAAAAGTCTCTGGACCAAAACCCTGTGGTTTCTGACATCCGTGCAAAGTCCAGAAAGATAGTGGGCTATTTCAAGAGTAGCACCACTGCAaagtagtgctgggcgatatggaaaaaatcatatatcacgatatggattattttaaatcacgataacgatatatatGACGATACACCACAACAAAGTATgctttcagttattctctgaaaagtttgacaaaaatttcattgcttacttttctccatgaaaatttaacctgttgctagggctggacccgaatattcggtccccatggtggtatgcggatattaattttgagatccgaatattcgccccCTACAAACAAAGAAACCACCTGAGTCCCAGCACTGTAGAAAAAtttctatttttgaataaaaataaataaaatgctgtcCCTACTTTGTTTTTCAGGTTGTCACTAGCAACACAAGCACAATCACAAAACAAGTAGCACAAGCACATAAAATTTTATGTATATAGCCCttataattaaaaatatctaagcactttacagaaaacCAGAACCTGACCCCAAAAAAACAGTCCAGCTACATATCTCAAATCTCTCCCCAATTTGGTTCCACTTCCCCCTTTATCGCTGCTATCAGGAAAAACAGACATTATATTAAGTATATTACTTGTCTattggcattatcatttaaACACAATTCAAAGCTTCACATAGCAAAGCCAATGTGTCATTATAGTCACGCTGCCTGTTCTATTTGTCCACTTGATGGCGCAATGAAGCACCATGAAGCTTCAACCCATGCATGAACC
Encoded here:
- the LOC118469945 gene encoding leucine-rich repeat-containing protein 19-like, whose amino-acid sequence is MMGRLTLLLLWLTAVLVMNIMGNTAETVEVEPLVRNFTNQFLKVIPPNDSNSSVTKLVMDGNLISLNEMDQLALASYPSLLELHLERNLITAVPADYFSELPHLRVLSLARNNISSLDPEAFSGLDVLTELDLSFNLLTSLPAQLIRGLNDLQMLNLQGNPWNCSCPLLSTIGENTAAHLTIGGPGVICASPEKQAGSSLLEATALFSASSLPTITTDQQLSTSAHSQQPITILKTTLSSGQNHSTSKDRTPALGNSWKFTVCVAALAVTTSILIVCAIKGPSWYKLFDNYRHRRLQPEDEGEDGMVSTVFSDIGRDLNHQTFTFEQQNGQIGKEDEEDGYFEDPYFRRDE